In uncultured Fretibacterium sp., the following are encoded in one genomic region:
- a CDS encoding DUF3084 domain-containing protein, producing the protein MQTQVWSGTNWPLIVGLILGSAALAVLGDVLGFKYGKQRISVFGLRPRYTSRLITAITGAIISIVILTVLSLFSQDVRTALFSMQYIQQQLMDLHVQLQSSQSNADQAMKELSLARRSLADQQGLLQTTTVSLDLARFDLESLRNDKLVLENEKNELGAEVASMREESDELKRALSSMRSEAIAIHANVLLAQQAVLPNSSAAQVSEDLQALAKNVRRSVLSGLSEKLSQGMRDLTIAFDPDEEAELIERLTNFPERSYVRALSAENVALGEPVRVRLEMGTSHRIYAAGEPVYRKLIHAQRPDFDAEEALHLFLRELKLKAIRDGVLPDPATNRVGTVEGVTFFDVVESLKDVHSPVIVSALASHDIYTEGPVDIRFVLEE; encoded by the coding sequence TTGCAGACGCAGGTGTGGTCCGGTACCAACTGGCCCCTGATCGTGGGGCTGATCCTGGGCAGCGCCGCCCTGGCCGTGTTGGGCGATGTCCTGGGTTTCAAATACGGAAAACAGCGTATCTCCGTCTTCGGCCTGCGCCCCAGATACACCAGCCGTCTGATCACGGCCATTACGGGGGCGATCATCTCCATCGTCATCCTGACGGTCCTCTCCTTGTTCTCTCAGGATGTACGTACCGCCCTGTTCAGCATGCAGTACATCCAGCAGCAGCTGATGGATCTGCACGTGCAACTGCAGAGCAGTCAGAGCAATGCGGATCAGGCAATGAAGGAACTCTCCCTCGCCCGCCGCAGCCTGGCGGACCAGCAGGGCCTGCTGCAGACGACCACGGTCAGCCTCGACCTGGCCCGCTTCGACCTCGAGTCCCTCCGCAACGACAAGCTGGTCCTGGAGAACGAGAAGAACGAGCTTGGGGCTGAGGTTGCGTCCATGAGGGAGGAGTCCGATGAGCTCAAGCGCGCCCTGAGCTCCATGCGCAGCGAGGCCATTGCGATTCACGCCAATGTCCTTCTGGCGCAGCAGGCCGTGCTTCCCAACAGTTCTGCCGCTCAGGTGAGCGAGGACCTCCAGGCCCTCGCAAAGAACGTTCGGCGCTCCGTCCTCTCCGGGCTCTCGGAAAAGCTGAGCCAGGGGATGCGGGACCTGACGATCGCTTTCGATCCGGACGAGGAGGCGGAACTGATCGAGCGCTTGACGAATTTTCCCGAGCGCTCCTACGTCAGGGCCTTGTCCGCGGAGAACGTCGCCCTGGGGGAGCCGGTCAGGGTTCGGCTCGAGATGGGGACGAGTCACCGGATTTATGCCGCTGGGGAGCCGGTCTACCGTAAGCTGATCCACGCTCAGCGTCCCGATTTCGACGCCGAGGAGGCCCTTCATCTGTTTTTGCGCGAGCTCAAGCTCAAGGCCATCCGCGATGGGGTCCTGCCCGATCCCGCCACGAACAGAGTGGGGACCGTGGAGGGGGTTACCTTTTTCGACGTCGTGGAGAGCTTGAAGGACGTCCATTCGCCCGTGATCGTCAGCGCTCTGGCCTCCCATGATATCTACACGGAGGGACCGGTCGATATCCGGTTCGTCCTGGAGGAGTAA
- the pth gene encoding aminoacyl-tRNA hydrolase — protein MKLIAGLGNPGQEYAFTRHNMGWLAIDHLVLRGGLGKPQLKFRGEFWRMQDCILLKPLTFMNLSGASVRDAFDFYKLTPADVLVIYDDLALPYGQLRLRASGSAGGHNGLASVISVLGTLEVPRLRIGLGDAPGSRVGRVLGRLTKAETEALPAVLDDVERAVDAWLHLDIQRAMSWVNAPRGESRE, from the coding sequence GTGAAGCTGATTGCGGGCCTGGGGAACCCGGGGCAGGAGTATGCCTTCACCCGGCACAACATGGGCTGGCTTGCCATAGATCACCTGGTGCTGCGCGGCGGCCTGGGGAAGCCCCAGCTGAAGTTCCGGGGCGAGTTCTGGCGTATGCAGGACTGCATCCTGCTGAAGCCCCTGACCTTCATGAACCTGAGCGGGGCGTCGGTACGGGATGCCTTCGACTTTTATAAACTGACGCCTGCCGATGTGCTGGTGATCTACGACGATCTGGCGCTCCCCTACGGGCAGCTCCGACTGCGCGCTTCGGGCAGCGCGGGGGGGCACAACGGGTTGGCCTCGGTCATATCCGTGCTGGGGACCCTTGAGGTTCCGCGCCTGCGCATCGGTTTGGGAGACGCCCCCGGAAGCAGGGTCGGCCGGGTGCTGGGGCGCTTGACAAAAGCGGAGACGGAGGCCCTGCCCGCCGTCCTCGACGATGTCGAGAGGGCGGTGGACGCCTGGCTTCATCTGGACATACAGCGTGCGATGAGCTGGGTGAACGCCCCGAGGGGCGAGTCGCGGGAGTAG
- a CDS encoding GNAT family N-acetyltransferase: MREEKMRDEYVFYDSKYAVTAPELQDLYRYTGWGRSRSVEGIQAMLDGTGICFSARHQDKLVGFCRMITDFVYRATLWDVIVHPAHQGKGLGSSLVDYALNHPAIRGIPMILTYTSEWESFMESRGFEPRKGAMLLLRCPIEYS; encoded by the coding sequence ATGAGGGAGGAGAAGATGAGGGACGAATACGTTTTTTACGACAGCAAATACGCGGTTACGGCCCCGGAGCTCCAGGACCTGTACCGGTACACGGGGTGGGGGCGCAGCCGGTCCGTCGAGGGAATCCAGGCGATGCTCGACGGGACCGGCATCTGTTTTTCCGCCCGTCATCAGGATAAATTGGTCGGCTTCTGCCGCATGATCACGGATTTCGTCTACAGGGCTACCCTCTGGGACGTCATCGTGCACCCCGCGCATCAGGGCAAAGGACTGGGGAGCTCCCTGGTGGACTACGCGCTGAACCACCCCGCCATCCGCGGCATCCCCATGATCCTGACCTATACCAGCGAGTGGGAGTCCTTCATGGAGTCCCGCGGATTCGAGCCCCGCAAGGGGGCAATGCTGCTGCTGCGCTGTCCGATAGAATATTCTTGA
- a CDS encoding 50S ribosomal protein L25 encodes MSERVTLVMEPREKSSKGENRRLRKAGWTPCVFYGPEVAEPVLGKIASKSLERLLASGRWEATRLTVKLPSGAEEMGIVREAQRDPLTDKPVHIDFLRLIKGRKISVKVPVTVHGREVSPGLKDGGVLESVHELEIESLPMNIPESIVVDVSELKLGDSLHVRDLSLGEDVTLLAEPDEVVAIIVVPRGVEEATVEEEPAEVEVVAKGKAAKSEEEQGN; translated from the coding sequence ATGTCTGAGCGAGTAACGTTAGTGATGGAGCCCAGAGAGAAGAGCAGCAAGGGGGAGAACAGGAGGCTGCGCAAGGCCGGTTGGACGCCCTGCGTTTTCTATGGCCCCGAGGTTGCGGAGCCCGTTTTGGGAAAGATCGCCTCGAAGAGCCTGGAGCGCCTGCTTGCGAGCGGACGCTGGGAGGCCACGCGCCTGACGGTGAAGCTTCCCTCCGGCGCGGAGGAGATGGGCATCGTCCGCGAGGCGCAGCGCGACCCCCTGACGGACAAGCCCGTTCACATCGATTTCCTTCGCTTGATTAAGGGGCGCAAGATCTCGGTCAAGGTCCCCGTCACGGTCCATGGGCGCGAGGTATCCCCTGGGCTCAAGGATGGCGGCGTGCTGGAGAGCGTGCACGAGCTCGAGATCGAGAGCCTTCCGATGAACATTCCGGAGAGCATTGTCGTGGACGTCTCGGAGCTGAAGCTTGGGGACTCCCTGCACGTTCGGGACCTCTCGTTGGGGGAGGACGTGACGTTGCTGGCGGAGCCGGACGAGGTCGTGGCCATCATCGTGGTTCCGAGAGGCGTGGAGGAGGCCACCGTCGAGGAGGAGCCCGCCGAGGTGGAGGTCGTGGCCAAGGGCAAGGCGGCCAAGTCCGAGGAGGAGCAGGGCAACTAG